One genomic window of Micromonospora sp. WMMD1128 includes the following:
- a CDS encoding FAD-binding oxidoreductase, which yields MRAVRDHERAVDTLRQSYAAVPAGETVRLAKQTSNLFRPRSAPRTPGLDVSGLTGVLAVDPAARTADVQGMCTYEDLVDATLPHGLMPLVVPQLRTITLGGAVTGLGIESTSFRNGLPHESVLEMDILSGAGELITTRPQGEHADLHRAFPNSLGSLGYATRLRIELQPVRRHVALRNIRFTRLEELVDAIGEVVATGSWAGEPVDAMDGVMFSPGESYLVLGAFTDEPEGRPSDYTGQEIYYRSLRRRTRDVLTAYDYLWRWDTDWFWCSSAFGVQHPVLRRLWPQRYRRSDVYHRIVRLEHRHQVAARVDRWRGRPARERVVQDVEIPLARTPEFLRWFAGNVKMNPVWLCPLRLREPAGPGSARAWPLYPLQPGETYVNIGFWGSVPIAAGAADGDVNRQIEHMVSETGGHKSLYSDAYYDRAAFDRLYGGETWRAVKDRYDPDHRLTGLYEKAVSRA from the coding sequence ATGCGAGCTGTCCGTGATCATGAACGGGCGGTGGACACGCTGCGGCAGTCCTACGCCGCGGTGCCCGCCGGTGAAACCGTACGGTTGGCGAAACAGACCTCGAACCTCTTCCGCCCGCGATCCGCGCCCCGCACGCCGGGGCTGGACGTGAGCGGGCTCACCGGGGTGCTCGCCGTGGACCCGGCGGCCCGCACCGCCGACGTGCAGGGCATGTGCACCTACGAGGACCTGGTCGACGCGACGCTCCCGCACGGGTTGATGCCGCTTGTCGTGCCGCAACTGCGCACGATCACGCTTGGCGGCGCGGTGACCGGGCTGGGCATCGAGTCCACGTCCTTCCGCAACGGCCTGCCCCACGAGTCGGTCCTGGAGATGGACATCCTCAGCGGAGCGGGGGAGCTGATCACCACCCGTCCGCAGGGTGAGCACGCCGACCTGCACCGGGCGTTCCCGAACTCGCTTGGCAGCCTCGGCTACGCCACCCGGCTGCGCATCGAGCTGCAACCGGTCCGCCGGCACGTGGCGCTGCGCAACATCCGGTTCACCCGGCTGGAGGAGCTTGTCGACGCGATCGGCGAGGTGGTCGCCACGGGCTCCTGGGCCGGTGAGCCGGTCGACGCCATGGATGGGGTGATGTTCAGCCCCGGCGAGTCCTACCTGGTGCTCGGCGCGTTCACCGACGAGCCCGAGGGCCGCCCGTCCGACTACACCGGCCAGGAGATCTACTACCGCTCGTTGCGCCGCCGCACCCGCGACGTGCTGACCGCGTACGACTATCTCTGGCGGTGGGACACCGACTGGTTCTGGTGCTCGTCCGCGTTCGGCGTGCAGCATCCGGTCCTCCGGCGGCTCTGGCCGCAGCGCTACCGGCGCAGCGACGTCTACCACCGGATCGTCCGGCTGGAGCACCGGCACCAGGTGGCCGCCCGGGTCGACAGGTGGCGGGGCCGGCCGGCACGCGAGCGAGTGGTGCAGGACGTGGAGATCCCGCTGGCCCGCACGCCCGAGTTCCTGCGCTGGTTCGCGGGGAACGTGAAGATGAACCCGGTGTGGCTCTGCCCGCTGCGGTTGCGTGAGCCGGCCGGCCCGGGATCGGCCCGGGCCTGGCCGTTATATCCGCTCCAACCGGGCGAGACCTATGTGAACATCGGCTTCTGGGGAAGTGTGCCGATCGCGGCGGGCGCCGCCGACGGGGATGTGAACCGGCAGATCGAGCACATGGTGTCGGAGACGGGCGGCCACAAGTCGCTCTACTCCGACGCGTACTACGACCGGGCCGCGTTCGACCGGCTCTACGGCGGGGAGACCTGGCGCGCCGTGAAGGACCGCTACGACCCGGATCACCGACTCACCGGACTGTACGAGAAGGCGGTATCCCGAGCATGA
- a CDS encoding RICIN domain-containing protein, whose protein sequence is MAEPHSDPSGTVYGARRARGVRLPGDPLMRIALGVALVGVLLGVFFATGVLGGGADRAVVPAAAAPTPAESESSPAPPPTTEAAPSPSPSAEPTTPAAPVATPKVIRGVPSGRCVGVTGDDPEGAQAALADCTGGPEQQWVVTPVTADTYLLVNAASGKCLDVNEARTDDGADVQQWSCNGQANQQWKLNPTGAGPVLLVAAHSGKCAQVDDAGTEAGRELEQAPCTGAAEQQWALG, encoded by the coding sequence ATGGCCGAGCCGCACTCCGACCCGTCCGGCACCGTCTACGGCGCCCGGCGCGCACGTGGCGTCCGACTGCCGGGGGACCCGCTGATGCGGATCGCGCTGGGCGTCGCCCTGGTCGGCGTACTCCTGGGAGTGTTCTTCGCCACTGGCGTGCTCGGCGGCGGGGCCGACCGGGCGGTGGTGCCGGCGGCGGCCGCGCCCACCCCGGCGGAGAGCGAGTCGAGTCCGGCGCCGCCGCCCACCACGGAGGCCGCGCCGTCGCCGTCGCCGAGCGCCGAGCCGACCACGCCGGCCGCGCCGGTGGCCACGCCGAAGGTGATCCGCGGCGTGCCGTCCGGGCGCTGCGTCGGTGTCACCGGCGACGACCCGGAGGGCGCGCAGGCCGCGCTCGCCGACTGCACCGGCGGGCCGGAGCAGCAGTGGGTGGTCACGCCGGTGACCGCCGACACCTACCTGCTGGTGAACGCGGCAAGTGGCAAGTGCCTCGACGTCAACGAGGCGCGCACCGACGACGGCGCCGACGTGCAGCAGTGGTCCTGCAACGGGCAGGCCAACCAGCAGTGGAAGCTCAACCCGACAGGCGCCGGCCCGGTGCTCCTGGTCGCCGCGCACAGCGGCAAGTGCGCGCAGGTCGACGACGCGGGCACCGAGGCCGGGCGGGAGCTCGAACAGGCCCCGTGCACCGGCGCCGCCGAGCAGCAGTGGGCGCTCGGCTGA
- a CDS encoding MFS transporter, with the protein MRRLHPAWLVAAVAFVALVGAAGFRATPGVLLHPLHAEFGWPLATISAAVSVNLLLYGLTAPFAAALMDRFGIRRVVAGALLLVAAGSGLTVAMTESWQLILCWGVLVGLGTGSMALAFVATVTGRWFVRRRGLVTGVLTAGGAAGQLVFLPLLAVLVRDHGWRAAALVVAGAALAVVPLVVWLLREHPADLGLPAYGATEVVPPARAEGGAAARAVGALAAAARTRPFWLLAGGFAICGATTNGLVGTHFVPAAHDHGMPETTAAGLLALVGLFDIAGTVASGWLTDRVDSRLLLGAYYALRGASLLVLPSLFAGSARPSMVVFIVFYGLDWVATVPPTVALCREWFGASGAVVFGWVFAAHQVGAAVAATGAGLVRDRLGDYAVAWYVAGALSIGAAGLSLLLRRRGATPTFVLPVAAGRRAWSYRG; encoded by the coding sequence GTGAGAAGACTCCATCCGGCCTGGCTCGTCGCCGCGGTCGCGTTCGTGGCCCTGGTCGGCGCCGCCGGCTTCCGCGCCACCCCCGGGGTGCTGCTGCACCCGTTGCACGCCGAGTTCGGCTGGCCGCTCGCCACTATCTCCGCCGCCGTCTCGGTCAACCTGCTGCTCTACGGACTCACCGCCCCGTTCGCCGCCGCGCTGATGGACCGGTTCGGCATCCGCCGGGTGGTGGCCGGCGCGTTGCTGCTGGTGGCGGCCGGCAGCGGCCTGACCGTGGCGATGACCGAGAGCTGGCAGCTCATCCTCTGCTGGGGGGTGCTGGTCGGGCTGGGCACCGGCTCGATGGCGCTTGCCTTCGTGGCGACGGTCACCGGGCGCTGGTTCGTCCGCCGCCGGGGCCTGGTCACAGGCGTGCTCACCGCCGGTGGGGCCGCCGGGCAGCTCGTGTTCCTCCCGCTGCTGGCGGTGCTGGTGCGCGATCACGGCTGGCGCGCGGCGGCGCTCGTCGTCGCCGGGGCCGCGCTCGCCGTCGTACCCCTGGTGGTGTGGTTGCTGCGCGAGCACCCGGCGGACCTCGGCCTTCCGGCCTACGGTGCGACCGAGGTCGTCCCGCCGGCCCGGGCGGAGGGCGGCGCGGCGGCCCGCGCGGTCGGCGCGCTCGCCGCCGCCGCGCGGACCCGGCCGTTCTGGCTGCTCGCCGGTGGCTTCGCGATCTGCGGCGCAACCACGAACGGGCTTGTGGGTACGCACTTCGTGCCGGCCGCGCACGACCACGGCATGCCGGAGACGACCGCCGCCGGCCTGCTCGCCCTGGTCGGGCTCTTCGACATCGCCGGTACGGTGGCCTCCGGCTGGCTGACCGACCGGGTCGACAGCCGGCTGCTGCTCGGCGCCTACTACGCGCTGCGCGGGGCGTCGCTGCTGGTGCTGCCGAGCCTGTTCGCCGGCTCGGCCCGGCCGAGCATGGTGGTCTTCATCGTCTTCTACGGGCTGGACTGGGTGGCGACCGTGCCGCCGACCGTGGCGTTGTGCCGGGAGTGGTTCGGCGCGTCCGGCGCGGTGGTGTTCGGCTGGGTGTTCGCCGCGCACCAGGTGGGCGCCGCGGTCGCGGCGACCGGCGCCGGCCTGGTCCGGGACCGGCTCGGCGACTACGCGGTGGCCTGGTACGTGGCCGGCGCGCTGTCGATCGGCGCGGCCGGGCTCTCCCTGCTGCTGCGCCGGCGCGGTGCGACGCCGACGTTCGTGCTGCCGGTGGCGGCCGGCCGGCGGGCCTGGAGCTATCGGGGCTGA